A DNA window from Penaeus vannamei isolate JL-2024 chromosome 5, ASM4276789v1, whole genome shotgun sequence contains the following coding sequences:
- the ari-1 gene encoding E3 ubiquitin-protein ligase arih1: MNSDEEYLYDCDSGNESSGDDVGLEFDIDGEAGSGGTKYKDMEDYPYEVLSTEDITRHMIECIKEVNGVVNIPVTTTRILLNHFKWDKEKLMERFYDGDQEKLFLEAHVVSPYKTPKAQKPLVKNSNGMEECEICFLNMPSAMMTGIECGHRFCTNCWTEYLTTKIIDEGMGQTISCAAHLCSILVDDQTVMRLITDAKVKLKYQHLITKSFVECNRLLRWCPYPDCNYAIKVQYPDARPVMCKCRKVFCFNCGENWHDPVKCHLLKRWIKKCDDDSETSNWIAANTKECPKCKVTIEKDGGCNHMVCKNQSCKADFCWVCLGPWEPHGSSWYSCNRYDEDEAKQARDAQEKSRAALQRYLFYCNRYMNHMQSLKFENKLYAAVKEKMEEMQQHNMSWIEVQFLKKAVDILCDCRQTLMYTYVFAYYLRKNNQSVIFEDNQKDVESATETLSEYLERDITQENLADIKQKVQDKYRYCDQRRRKLLEHVHEGYEKDWWEYTEL; this comes from the exons ATGAATTCAGACGAGGAGTACCTGTACGACTGTGACAGCGGCAATGAGTCCAGTGGCGATGACGTGGGCCTCGAATTCGACATCGATGGCGAAGCGGGCTCTGGAGGCACCAAATACAAGGATATGGAAGATTATCCTTACGAAGTCCTTTCCACGGAGGATATCACGAGGCACATGATCGAGTGCATCAAGGAGGTCAATGGAGTGGTCAAT atTCCTGTAACAACAACGAGAATACTGTTGAATCACTTTAAGTGGGACAAAGAGAAGTTAATGGAACGATTTTACGATGGTGACCAGGAGAAGCTCTTCCTGGAAGCGCATGTCGTCAGTCCTTACAAGACTCCCAAAGCTCAAAAG cCACTTGTCAAAAACAGTAATGGGATGGAGGAATGTGAGATCTGCTTTCTCAACATGCCTTCAGCG ATGATGACAGGCATTGAGTGTGGGCACCGGTTCTGCACTAACTGCTGGACAGAATACCTCACCACAAAGATCATTGACGAGGGCATGGGGCAGACGATATCGTGCGCTGCCCACCTGTGCTCGATCTTGGTGGATGACCAGACCGTCATGCGCCTCATCACAGACGCCAAGGTTAAACTCAAGTACCAGCATCTCATCACCAAGAGCTTTGTAGAG TGTAATCGTTTATTGCGCTGGTGTCCATACCCTGACTGCAACTATGCGATTAAGGTGCAATATCCAGATGCCCGGCCTGTCATGTGCAAGTGCCGTAAGGTATTCTGCTTCAATTGTGGAGAGAACTGGCATGATCCTGTGAAATGCCACCTCCTCAAGCGCTGGATTAAGAAGTGCGACGACGATTCTGAGACCTCTAACTGGATTGCTGCGAACACAAAG GAGTGTCCAAAGTGTAAAGTGACCATCGAGAAGGACGGAGGATGCAACCACATGGTGTGTAAAAACCAGAGCTGTAAGGCCGATTTCTGCTGGGTGTGCCTTGGACCCTGGGAGCCCCATGGATCTTCGtg GTATTCGTGTAACAGATATGACGAGGATGAAGCCAAGCAAGCCCGAGATGCCCAAGAGAAGTCCCGTGCTGCCCTCCAGCGCTATCTCTTCTACTGCAACCGCTACATGAACCACATGCAGTCCCTCAAGTTTGAAAACAAACTCTACGCAGCTgtcaaggagaagatggaagagatgcAGCAACATAACATGTCTTGGATTGAG GTTCAGTTCCTAAAGAAAGCAGTTGACATCCTTTGTGATTGTCGGCAAACTCTCATGTACACGTATGTGTTTGCTTACTATTTGCGCAAGAACAACCAGTCCGTGATATTTGAAGATAATCAGAAAGATGTCGAAAGTGCCACAGAAACGCTCAGTGAATATTTAGAGCGTGATATAACCCAGGAAAATTTGGCAGATATCAAACAAAAAGTTCAAGATAAATACAG gTACTGTGATCAACGTCGTAGAAAATTGCTGGAACACGTCCACGAGGGTTACGAGAAAGACTGGTGGGAGTATACAGAGTTATAA